From Alteromonas sp. RKMC-009, one genomic window encodes:
- a CDS encoding O-antigen ligase family protein, whose product MNEQQAIPKAPSAHKLKPLNDAATSPFGFFLLCLYTALVFIRPHEWPFWEVEFPILRTILISTFVAYLLFLRPKIWDIQCTLLVLLLFSMVLSEFRAGRFLSDLTPVIDWVNSNVIPFILYLGFLVSLKRQRIIMLISLVACLVMVHQAWSQLADPLGQGWAESAIYRYDSANEIQQVRYIGIFNDPNDMGMFLVMNIPFAAYFLVTAKGKLAKLASLSVFALLLLGVYWTGSRGSMIGAFAVFFAFFYIRFGKVKAMLVAAMGVPAGFIALMSFRSIDDKDASAMDRLTAWYEGIQMVKYRPLFGFGKNRFLEYHPKVAHNSFVTIMSELGIIGYTLWMAFFIFIFYMLFRIRRMPDIPGEAGDSLRQEKTLSLYMAVSIIGFAVTAFFISRSYAMFFYIFAAIVSASFYRLRNKYPKLPLALQGKDIARGIGYSVVSLILLYLLLKSLLSYFY is encoded by the coding sequence ATGAACGAACAGCAGGCCATACCCAAAGCGCCCTCCGCGCATAAATTAAAGCCGCTTAACGATGCGGCAACCTCACCGTTTGGTTTCTTTTTGTTGTGTTTATACACGGCGCTGGTTTTTATTCGTCCTCACGAATGGCCGTTCTGGGAAGTTGAATTCCCGATCCTGCGTACCATTCTGATCTCCACATTCGTTGCTTATCTGCTTTTCCTGAGACCGAAAATATGGGATATCCAGTGTACTTTGCTGGTGTTGCTGCTGTTTTCCATGGTGCTGTCTGAATTCCGCGCCGGGCGGTTCTTAAGTGATCTCACGCCGGTAATTGACTGGGTAAACTCGAACGTTATTCCATTCATTCTGTATCTTGGCTTTCTGGTGTCATTGAAGCGGCAACGCATTATCATGCTGATATCGCTGGTGGCGTGCCTTGTCATGGTTCATCAGGCATGGAGCCAGCTTGCCGATCCTCTCGGACAGGGCTGGGCGGAAAGCGCCATTTACCGGTACGACAGTGCTAACGAAATTCAGCAGGTTCGTTATATCGGTATCTTTAACGATCCCAACGACATGGGAATGTTCCTGGTCATGAACATTCCTTTTGCTGCTTACTTTCTGGTGACGGCTAAAGGCAAACTGGCCAAGCTGGCATCCTTAAGTGTGTTTGCGCTGCTACTGCTCGGGGTTTACTGGACCGGTAGCCGGGGCTCCATGATTGGCGCGTTTGCTGTTTTCTTTGCTTTCTTCTATATCCGCTTTGGCAAGGTAAAAGCTATGCTGGTGGCCGCAATGGGCGTGCCTGCCGGATTTATTGCTTTGATGTCTTTCCGGTCAATTGATGATAAAGACGCCAGTGCCATGGACCGTCTGACAGCCTGGTATGAAGGGATCCAGATGGTTAAATACCGGCCTCTGTTTGGGTTTGGTAAAAACCGCTTTCTGGAGTATCACCCCAAGGTTGCTCACAACTCATTTGTAACTATTATGTCCGAGCTTGGCATCATCGGGTATACGCTGTGGATGGCGTTTTTCATCTTCATCTTCTACATGCTGTTCCGTATCCGCAGAATGCCGGATATTCCGGGTGAAGCCGGAGACAGCCTGCGCCAGGAGAAAACGCTGAGCCTGTACATGGCGGTGTCGATCATCGGCTTTGCTGTAACGGCTTTCTTCATCAGCCGAAGCTATGCCATGTTCTTCTACATTTTTGCGGCAATCGTGTCGGCGTCTTTCTACCGCTTGCGTAATAAATATCCGAAGTTGCCGCTGGCGTTACAGGGTAAAGATATTGCGCGGGGTATCGGATACAGTGTTGTCAGTTTGATTCTGTTGTACCTGCTGCTGAAAAGCTTGCTGTCGTACTTCTACTAA
- a CDS encoding glycosyltransferase family 2 protein, with translation MSTLKASVIVAVYNGEKTLGLTIDSLLAQTYPNLEILLIDDGSTDGSKALIETYLHDPRVKYHAKQNGGVASARNYGISVAEGDVIGFCDQDDQWKPEKLEYQLPAFDNPETGLVYSWVEVRKHGEVSVSKPEFEGQCFEALLKRNFISCCTAMARKSLFLEIGGFDESRELHGVDDRHVWLRMARVSNLAVIKRPLAIYFIHGENYSLNEKKMLIADLVCVRKIAAMDGVSAQEKALCKQAEYGIYLHYANNLLYQNHPQDAGHCYLNAWKVKPGQVKYLISGLLLSVTPPPLLRTLKSFRKRVV, from the coding sequence TTGAGTACTTTGAAAGCCAGTGTCATTGTTGCCGTATACAACGGTGAGAAAACGTTGGGCTTAACCATAGACAGCCTGCTGGCACAAACGTATCCCAACCTGGAAATACTGCTTATTGATGACGGCTCTACCGACGGCTCAAAAGCACTGATAGAAACCTATCTGCACGATCCGCGGGTGAAATATCACGCTAAACAAAACGGTGGTGTTGCCTCTGCACGTAATTACGGTATCAGCGTGGCCGAAGGGGATGTGATTGGTTTTTGCGATCAGGATGACCAATGGAAACCTGAAAAGCTGGAGTACCAGCTGCCGGCCTTTGATAATCCGGAAACAGGTCTGGTTTACAGCTGGGTAGAAGTGAGAAAACACGGCGAAGTGTCGGTCAGTAAGCCGGAATTCGAAGGACAGTGTTTTGAAGCGTTACTGAAACGGAACTTTATTTCCTGCTGTACCGCTATGGCCCGTAAATCACTGTTTCTCGAAATTGGTGGTTTCGATGAAAGCCGCGAATTGCATGGTGTGGATGACCGCCACGTGTGGCTGCGTATGGCCCGTGTTTCTAATCTTGCCGTAATAAAGCGTCCGCTCGCTATTTATTTCATTCACGGAGAAAACTATTCTCTGAATGAAAAGAAAATGCTGATCGCTGACCTGGTCTGTGTGCGTAAAATTGCAGCTATGGACGGGGTTAGTGCGCAGGAAAAAGCACTGTGTAAACAAGCCGAGTACGGTATTTATCTGCATTATGCCAATAATTTGTTATATCAGAATCACCCGCAGGATGCCGGTCACTGTTATCTGAATGCCTGGAAAGTAAAACCCGGACAGGTGAAATACCTCATTTCCGGGCTGTTGTTATCTGTTACGCCGCCGCCTTTGCTGCGCACCCTGAAATCATTCCGTAAGAGAGTTGTATAA
- a CDS encoding sulfotransferase family protein yields MEQKAVIVIGMHRSGTSAVSGMLAELGVFMGSALFAPQKGVNEKGFYENSYLVNMNEKLLDEALWSWDDPLAQNMYAAPPENGSHLFDEAVKVLESDYGKQSCWGMKDPRTTLLLPFWQQVFDKMALSPFYLLMVRSPFEVYGSLKKRDGFSADKSLMLWLNYTLTGYFCSQGKPRYILSYHTLLERPEEMAKAVSDAAGLNIDVDALKLGFVDKKMRNQKSVNVPEGELSDIAAQVYNALTAPETDHDKLVALSARYQAYLDNLSPVLVEHLLSLKKEEVYFRRHFLEAYESVWWKVSWPLKKLEQFVKSKK; encoded by the coding sequence ATGGAACAGAAAGCCGTTATTGTGATCGGAATGCACCGCAGCGGTACTTCCGCTGTCTCCGGTATGCTTGCCGAACTGGGTGTTTTCATGGGCAGTGCTTTGTTTGCGCCGCAAAAAGGGGTAAACGAGAAAGGGTTTTACGAGAACTCGTATCTGGTCAACATGAACGAAAAGCTTCTTGATGAGGCCTTATGGTCATGGGACGATCCTCTTGCACAAAACATGTACGCCGCGCCACCGGAAAACGGTAGTCATTTGTTTGATGAAGCGGTAAAGGTGCTTGAAAGCGATTATGGCAAACAATCATGCTGGGGAATGAAAGATCCCCGTACCACGTTACTGCTGCCTTTCTGGCAACAGGTGTTCGATAAAATGGCGTTGTCGCCCTTCTATCTGCTGATGGTGCGCTCTCCCTTTGAAGTATACGGCTCGCTGAAAAAGCGTGACGGCTTCTCTGCCGATAAATCATTAATGTTATGGCTAAATTATACACTCACCGGTTACTTCTGCAGCCAGGGAAAGCCTCGCTATATCTTAAGCTATCACACGTTACTGGAGCGTCCTGAGGAGATGGCAAAGGCCGTATCTGATGCTGCCGGACTCAACATCGATGTGGATGCGCTGAAACTGGGTTTTGTTGACAAGAAAATGCGTAATCAGAAAAGCGTTAACGTACCTGAAGGTGAACTGTCTGATATTGCTGCTCAGGTGTACAACGCACTTACTGCACCGGAAACAGATCATGATAAACTGGTCGCACTCAGTGCGCGGTATCAGGCGTATCTGGACAATTTGTCCCCCGTGCTGGTGGAGCATTTGTTATCGCTGAAGAAAGAAGAAGTGTACTTCCGCCGTCATTTTCTTGAAGCCTACGAATCAGTGTGGTGGAAAGTCAGCTGGCCGCTTAAAA